In Setaria viridis chromosome 5, Setaria_viridis_v4.0, whole genome shotgun sequence, the genomic stretch CATACCTCTAGGTTTTCTTCCAGTTTTTCAGCAACAATCTTGAGATCAGGCGTTTCATCATGGTGCATTGCAGAAATATGTGGGGTCCTGTGTGTGAACCACAGAAACCAACATTTATCAGCACAAGTCAAGGTTGAATTGAATTTCAGGGTCTGTTCAATTAGAACATCAAATTTGACGAAGTACCAACAGAAACATGCATTTAAAATCAATGTTTTGCATCCCTAATTCCTGATTATAACATCAGCATAAACTACATAGAAGCCAAGCAGACAACATACCGCAAAAGGAAATGGGTTTTGAGCTTAGTGTGATCAATATTGCCGAAAATTGAGGATTGCAACGACATTTTAAGGAGAACCCTCCTTACAATTTCGCCTAAATACATTCCTGACATTAACTTCTCGTAGATCTGAAAGGAGTCGAAAGCAAGACAGCTACATGAGAAACCAACAGTATGAAAAAAGGACTTCATCTTCTATACGGATAGACCTGCCTGCTCTCCCGGATTTAAGCTCTCCTTATCTAACTCTCGATCATATTCAGTGACAGGAAGATGGGATGAACAGAAGTTACCCCATTCCATGTTGATAACCTGAGACACAGGAAAAGCAGTAAAGAAGTTATTtacaaattattttttataaaaagtaGCACAATCTAACAAAGATGTATTCTCTGGTTACTAATAgtttagtgaaaataatggcctCAAAGCTTACCATATCCCCCGAATTGGGCAATTCACCTTCCCATTTTGGAATGGAGTTTGCCTTCTCAACATATGCTGCATTTGTGCCAGTTCCAAATATCACACCAGCAACAACATCTCTGTCATAGTATCTTGCTCCAGCTAGAGTTCCAACAGCATCATTAATCTGCTTCATCAAAAGATCTGTTGAAACCACAAATTGCTTGATTTATTGAAGGCAATCCGATATACAAAATCTGTTGACACTCACCAGTGCAGCCACATGCATGTCGAGACCTTGCTTCTCCATAGCTGTTTGCAATTCAGCCACAACATCTTCACCTACCTGATTTCAGAGAAATTAATGTGATGGAAGGTTTTCAATAAACAACCAagttcataactttcactgcaGATAATTGATCCAACAAACACAGTTACTAAAGCAGCTTCAGAATAGAAAAAATCATTACGATCATAAGgtagcagcaagccagcaatgCAGGATCTTTGAGGTGCTTAGTAGACATGATTTTTACAATGAACGAAGACTTGGCTCATGGGCACATGGAGACTTACAGCATCATCAATGGAAAATGCCTTTGTCCACTTGACAAGGGTACCCGAAGCAACTGAACGTTGCTTCACTGGGAATGAAAATGTGAACCCTAGCTCTCGCTTTTTTCCATTTGATAATACGTTAGCGCACTTCTCCTCATCAGCAACAAACTTAGCCAATTCAGAAGCAATGAAACCAAAAAGCTCCTAACATTTTGCAAATGCATATGTCAGATCCAAATCAACCGCGGTAACTGAATCTGAACATCTATACTTACCGAGGAGCTCCCTGACATCAACTGTGGAGGAATACTGACTTCTCTGGACTCACGGTTAACAACATGCTTCTCAATCCCACCCAACTGCACCCTCAAGACACGGAAATTTGTTCCTCCTAGGTCCAATCCATAGAACAAACCTTCCTCTCTCCTGAATTCAGTAGTATAAAAGTAAACAATTGTAATGGCGCACTCAAGACAAGGATAAATTTGCATTGAAATCTGCAATCTTTGCCAACCACCCTTAGATTATACTAACAAAAGCACAAAATTAACCATGCTTCTTCTAGTTTGGCCCCCCTCTGAATTTCTTGCCAAGCTCCGCCACTGGCTGAATCAACGTTTCATGCTAAACAGGAGCGCAGTCAATTGACCATGAGAACGTAATTTCTTTCCTAGTCGTAtcagggggcgtttggttcctttgcttatttttagcacgtgtcacatcgaatgtttggatactaattaggagtattaaacgcagactatttacaaaactcattacataagtggaggctaaacggcgagacgaatctattaagactaattaatccatcattagcaaatgtttactgtagcaacacattgtcaaatcatggactaattaggcttaatagattcgtctcgccgtttagcctccacttatgtaatgggttttgtaaatagtctacgtttaatactcctaattagtatctaaacattcgatgtgacgggtgctaaaaataagtcggTGGAACCAAATTATATTGTGTTGTACTGCTGTAATTTATTCATATCAAATTTTCACCAAGAAAATCAGATCAAATAACAACTTGGTACTTTGTTCTTGAAATTAGTGGTGACAAGCATGCAAGAATAATATCAGGTGATCCTAGAAACGTTTTATTATCCAGCTATAGCTAAAACCAAACTAGTAGCAGAGCGCCAAAGCTTCCTCTGATCAGACAAGAAAGCAGAGACACTAACCCTGTTGGTAACTTATCGACGTAGGAGAGAAGCATATTGACCCTGCTCCCGCCATCCTTCTCCAGCCCCGCGCCCATCTCGTGGGCCATCGCCGACGCCACCTCGCGCAGCAGCTCCGGCGGCGTCTCACACTTCTCCCGGAGGtccgccaccacctgctccgCCATTGCCACGGCCTCGGCTGCCGCCATGACCCCAACTCCCAACTCGCCAATCTAGAATCTTGGATCCGGGAACTCGAACGGGGAGGGAACAGGCAGGAAGGTAGcaaaaggcgggatttttataCTGGAGAACCGAAGGAAGATGCTCAAGAAACCGGGGAGAAATGGCAGGACATCGAAGAGCTCAGACCAGCTCGATCAGGGGAAAGGCAAGCAACAAGCGAAAGTCAGGATCCTCGGGATTTTCTTGGGGATGAAAATGTGAAAGTGTGGAATATTTGGGGTTCGGAACAGCGATTTATGGATCCTCATCAAAAGACAGCGAGACACGTGAAATTTGGCAAGCTTTTGGCGACTGATTGATCAACTGGAGTGCTGGACGGGGGGAAAAGGCAGGAAaaggacggcggcgccgcgtgTGCTCCTGTGTGGGTGGGTATGGCCTTGTTTTGTTGCTATACCTTCTCGGGACCTGCAGAGCGACATGCGCAGGGGCGGATCATGCTAGCGCTCTCCGGGAATAGATTCCATCCAGGGGCGAGCCGGTCGGCGGATTGGGTTGGGGATCACATGGAGTCTTCTGCGTCAGGTCGGCGTGGGGGTGAAAGGAGAAGTTGGCCGGGAATGCTCGCCCTCACCGCGGATGTATGTGGCCACTGGCCACCTGACTTGGGATGAGTGGAACTGTGGAGGGGAAAGGCTCTCTGCCACTGTGGCGGTGGTTTCGGTGGCCGTGCCCGTGCGTGCGAGCTCGGCTCGGTGGGTTTGTGGAAGACTTGAGTGCAGCTCGAGTACTCCTCTGATGAGTAGTGAGGTTACTGCTTCGTGGGAGAGAAAAGGGAGAGGGATTTGTGGGCTGTTTCCTGGAGGAGGTGAAACGTGGACAAAGGGCGAGGACACGTGGCACGTAACTTGGCCCCGTGTCCCACTTGGTGGAAACAGGTAGCGAGGGATCGTCGGAGTACAAAAGTACAAAACATGTGTCGTGCACGCCTGCATTGCCAGCCGCTGTCTGTCTACGCACTGCATGTACAGATGTACGTCACGTACTGAAATCAGGGTGGCTCGGGCCGGCAGGGTGGTGATGGGCCGCAGATGTTTTAGGCCCAAAAATGAGCCCACTCAAACCTACCGAACTTTTCAAGCccaggaagaagagaaaggaagACGCTTTCTAGGGCCTAGCCCACAATTAGAATATGTAATACTCGGCTCGTCTTGCGAGGTCGAACGGCAAACGGCCAGGACGTGTCTGTTCTCGCCTCCACTGTAGGAATCTGAGTAGGAATCTGCCGCCCGCCATCACCTGTTGCCGTACCACATTGCTATCCCTTCCGCTTCGAAAGTTCCAAACCCGACCGTAGCAGCGATGGGGCgcgggaagaggaagaggaagacgcgGGACCGTCATGGAGGAAGAAGGGCCGAGGTTTCCGCAGCTAAGCCCAAGCCAGAAGCACATCCGgggccagaagaagcggaagtcCCCGACCAGATTGAGATTCCGGATCCCGAAATCGCCGGAGAAATAGACTAAGGAAACCTCACTCGGGAAGGGCAGAAGCGGATCACCGGAGGTGTCTCGCAGGAGAAGGGCGACGGGGAACGGCGGCCGACGGAAGAAACGCACGCCGGCGATGGCTCGGACGAGGGGCGAGGTCCGTCGATCTACCTTGTGGCGTGCTACTGGGACTGGTCTAGGTCTCGCAAGCCCTTCAGCGTGTACGAGATGACAgacgccgccgcctgcgtcggCTCGGGAGCCTGGAGACTAACGCCGGCGGGAAGGTTTTCACCTCCGTGCGGTCAAGCCGCCGCGCGTGGATCGTCGGCGTCGGGGGCGACCACGGCGACACCGTCATCTTCGACACCGAGACGAAGGTTTCCATCCAGGGCCCGCGCCTCAAGTCATCAGCGAAGTGGTGCCCTGTCCTGACGATCGTGGGGGACAGGGTGTACGCCATGTCCAAGTTCCCGCCCTGGTTCGAGGTGCTCGATCTTTCCAAGTCCAGAGTCGTCACCGTCGGCGGTGGCTGCTCTTACCTTGAGGATTGCTGCTGGAGCGAGGTGCCGATTCCGGCCTGCTTACCTTGGAAGCTCCATCCGATAGAGTACACCATACTGCCTTTTGTGAAACTCTGGTCGTACGCGGTGGTCGGACGCTACATTGTAGTATCGTTCAATCAGCCTTGGGGGACTCATGCGCTTGACACTGATTCGCACGAGTGGCACAAGGTTGACGACGAGAGGCTGCCTTTCATCGGCTGTGCTGTCAGGCACGGGTGCATCTTCCTTGCCATGTCTAAGGAGAATGGGCCCCTTAACGCTTATTCCATCTGCGTCGCGCCTTCTGGCAGGGACGATGCTCTTAAGTTATCTGTCGATGCGCTCCCGGTGAAATAGAAGAGCATGAAGTTGATGCACGGCCATGCTTCTGTTCCCTGGATGACGAACACTTCTGCTCGCTGAGTCTTTGGATTGACACCCACAGCTTTGATTTTAACAGGGACTACAATGAGTGGTTTCCGAGAAAGTTGCTTGTAAAATTGAAAACCTATGAAACTGAGGACACTTCAATCCTGGAAACATCGAAGGAAGCCCTGCTAGCGGTGAAGCAGACGATTGCAGTGTCCAGCCGGCGGGAGGACTTTAAGATTTCCAGTTCATCACATGGGTTCTCTCCCTTTGGCTTCACTCTTCTATCGATATAAGAAAGTCCCATTGGCACCTTTTAACCAATTTCGCAGTAAGTTCCTTATTAAGAACTCATTTAGCTGCAAATTCAAATGCCATATGCCCCTATGCATGCCTGTTTATTTCTCACTGGATGTTTTTCTTGGTTGTATCATTATTTGCCCTGCGGCGTTAATTTCCTATGATGGCTTAAGTTCTTTCTTTGGGCATTCTTTCATTACATGTATTAATCGCTTCAAAAAAATACATTACATGTATTAAGGGATAATTTCAAACTTTCTAACATTGGTCACCAACTCTATTATGCTCTACCACACCCATACTTTATGGAAGCATTTTTGCTGTCATTCTTTATGGAATCAGGGTATGTTCTTTATCTCGGATGCTTGAAAATTGCTTATTGTGTACTcccccatcccaaattactatttattttggtttttctagatacatcacttttacttatgtatctaaacatagtatatatctaggtgcatatcaaaaagtatgtatctagaaaagataaaataaatagtaatttgggatggagggagtacctttCAGAAGGCTGAAAAACCTATACCAGTGAAGACATGCTGACGATTGACGGTCGTTGCTACTTTTGGGGTAAACATGGCCTTAAGAGGGTGAAAAACAGCATGCCTTATTGATTGATAGTCTATGTCCTTCACTTTCCCCTGATCCCCTCGTGCTTTATACATTAGGATGCAGATCTCCTTAGACCATTTTGAAATTTCCGGCCCATTTTGCTCCACTACATTCGAAAGTTCGAACCCACCACCACCCACACAAAAGTACAAAACCTGGCGCTAAAATCCAGGAGCACGCGGCTAAATTTCCGGCCCATTTTGCTCCAATACATTCGCATGGCCCAGAGACGACTGTCGGCCTGGCAGCCTTCCACCTTCCGTCCAGCCCACCAGGCACGTACGGATTGCTTCGGCCGTCGTGGTCGTGGAGATGGACTCGTCGTGGTGCACAAGACGAGAGCGCGTCCGTACCCGACGCGCCGGAGTTTCAAGTTTGAACAGCGGCGCACTCGATGAACCGATGGGTCCGCGAGCCCCGCTGATTTCAGCATCGTGGGGGGCGCAGCGCGTGGGCGCGTGGACACGGGAGAGAGAGCGATGGCGTTGCGTGCTCCTGGATTTTAGCCGCGCCGCGCGTCGTCGTGGATTGTGACCGCTAGAGGGAAAAAAGCCGAGCTGCAAAGCTCCTTCAGTGTAGTCCGACACCTGATAGTTGCCATGTAGACACCCTAAGCATCCGACGTCCTGCTACTCGCAGGCTTCCTCCTGCCAAAATTAATCATGCTTGGCTCGTCTCCGACCTCCGAGGCTCCGACTACAGGCAAACGCGGCTCACGACCCTTGGTTCACAGGAGATTGAACTCCCATGTCTGTTACGCAATCTGATGGCCCATCGAACGTCATACTCTCACGATTGCTTCAGGCACGCGTCAGTTAGAGCGAGCAGCCGTCGGTGGTGCGACTCCTCTCCTATCATCCTAGACAACGTAGTCACCATGGTAGGAGTCCATGAGGATGAGATAGCCATCGGGATTACAGTGCCCTCGTCTCATCTGATGTCGTCCTCTACTCTAACATCCGATATGGGAAGACAGTTGTTGGTACCTATTGTGAATAATGATGGTGTGATCGTCGGGGATCCTGAAATCTACGGGAAGCCGATAATACAAGTACATACACCTATTTCTTCTATATTTTGATGGTACATACACTATGCCTAGTACTAATCAGTGAGCACATACTAGGTTGCACAGAATATCGAGTTGATCACTACAGAAGCAATGGCGAATGAAACATCAGATAAGATAATTGAAGCAACTTATAACAATTCAAGTGAGATCataatatttcatatttttctaaggCATTTTTTAATTCTAGGCTCATTATACAACAGGTGGCTGATAAAGTTCGACAAACTTTGATTGTTCCTGAAGGTGGAATGTCTTTCTAATCCGAGCAGAAAGCTTATGATATGTACAACACATATGCAGGCAAGATTGGGTTCAGTATTAGAAAGAGCGATATAAAGTGCCGAGGAGATGACAGTATCTGTCACAGACATATAGTTTGCAATAGTCAAGGTCATCGACAAACGGAGTCATCAAAGGACACTACAAGGATAGGTTGCAATGCTCATGTTCAATTTAGTGTTAGCAATGAGGGGGTTTGGACAGTGTATAAGGTTGTTCTTGATCGCAATCGTTACCTTGCTAGTCCAAATAAAAAGCAGAAGCTGAGGTCCCAACGAAATGTTCAAGAAGCAGACAAGAAACTAATTGACCAAATGAGGGATGGCGGGATGAAGCCAGCCCAGGTGTTTGAGTTTATAGTACAATTTTATGGAGGAACTGACTGTAACAGCCTAGGTGCTTAAACGGTATTTTAATCTTAAGAGCAGGTCCTTTGTGCTTAAAGAAAAGCTTTGGCAACTTTTAGGCACAGTCCAAGctttggggctctctatttAGAGGTTTCCAATATCATCTTGAGCTAagccctataccaaagttttagagcttcgggaccttaacaactttgctttaCGTAGCAAGTTCGAAATCTGCCCCGAAAGCCTTCAAAATCCATGTCAAAGttccctagtttggtcaactcagcctccttcAGCAACttcggctaagtctggaaatcatCCCGACCTGGCGCCTTAAGGTGGGTTTctctttggaaagttgaaccAAACATCAAGAAAcccctttatagaagttggagaactaagttcctacaacaaccTTGCTatttggaccttggtccaattcacctccgagcTTCCCAAATCTGTAGCTCAAATCAGGCCCGACCCCTAAAAACCAGTCAAAACCGCCtcttttctctaagtcctgaaacaggtgttcctccaaactttggagctttgaatctccaaattcACCGCGTTTTTGAACTCGCTCAagttacaaaagttggaccttagTCTGCGTACTACAACCCTTGTAAAGCGAGTCAACGTGGCGCagtttgaaaatcgggagatcaagagaCTGGGAGATGGGCCCGGCAAAAgatctcgcggatccgtcggccagacagcgccagagcgcgcaTGCGCCGCGCTCCCGAGTGCTGCCGCCGCGTGGCGTGCCCTCGCtagcgagcgccgcctcgcccagtcgccgaccgCGACAAGATGGGTCGACGCGCCTCGATCCCCAGTCGCGCGCGACGACGACCCGTGCTCCTCCAATCTGTTTTGTCTCATATCGCTCGAGGCcttgccggccgcgccaggcgcactgcccgcAGCTCCGCCATCGCCCCGGCCACTCTGCGACCGAAGACCGGTTGCTGCCGCGCCAGTACCGCCTCGCCTCACGCGCGCATCcgcctcacccggatccccagccacgcgccccaacgccttccggccctcccgtcatacctcagtcgcgctgcccgcgcgcgcgcctggCGACGCTGCCGTCtccgccaaccaccgcgcaggcagtgacagctccttcccccgcctcgcTAGTAGCGTGCCCTGGCAAagccgctagtcccgcgcatgctcgcgtcacaccgctcgccctgtcacctcccctgcagtgcccttccctccctcctgtccgccaatggcgccgccgccagtaATGGTCGTGACCACACGCGCAcagacctagcagatccgcgTGCCCAACAAACCCGCTTTAcccccagccccaaatccttgctgcccaactagggcaagattgcgtccgagctcgccaatggagacgccgaccaatcgccgtcGCGGCAGAGCACTCGTTTTCTCCCtcaatcttatcctctcgccgcTCGAGCTCATTTCCTTCCTCCGAGCGCTTCTGCGCAactataaaaagggtaccgaagcctcttaccggagttcccttcgccaccaccacctttgCCGCACTACTTGCTttgttcttctccaccgcaTTCGCCACCGCACACTCCTCTTCTTCGCGCTCAAGCACCGCCGcgtgagctctctgtggagctcctcCTTCCGCCCAACACCGAGCCTTGCCTACCCTACCAGTCGCTTTGCCATCCTCTTGCGCAGATctaaagcttgcttgttgtccaccagaagcaccgccgccgccgaaacgCCGCCGTTCCTCGTTCCGCCTCGGCCTGTTTCTTCCCAACCCCGAGACCTCgtcagtaggaccggaggtgagctgccgaccccctTCCAGCTCGTCCgactcgcccgagtgttgtccgcctcgcccgactcgtctaagtgttgtccgcctcgcccgagggctcggttgtgtctgtttcttttgaccgagggtatctgtgtaaaatttcgaggTTTTCTCTGTGTTAAACCTGAGGACCCCGGTGCAGtgattccttaagtctaagggtcagatcgtaagtttttcccgatccgatTCTTTTAGCTCATTTggaatcaacagaagcttggaaattacatcttaaatcgaggaaaaatcagaaaaatatgaaatcacttgggttggaatcctcgttttGAGTataatccaataaagtgggttttcCACCTTTTccctatagttttgctac encodes the following:
- the LOC117857828 gene encoding hexokinase-8, whose amino-acid sequence is MAAAEAVAMAEQVVADLREKCETPPELLREVASAMAHEMGAGLEKDGGSRVNMLLSYVDKLPTGREEGLFYGLDLGGTNFRVLRVQLGGIEKHVVNRESREVSIPPQLMSGSSSELFGFIASELAKFVADEEKCANVLSNGKKRELGFTFSFPVKQRSVASGTLVKWTKAFSIDDAVGEDVVAELQTAMEKQGLDMHVAALINDAVGTLAGARYYDRDVVAGVIFGTGTNAAYVEKANSIPKWEGELPNSGDMVINMEWGNFCSSHLPVTEYDRELDKESLNPGEQIYEKLMSGMYLGEIVRRVLLKMSLQSSIFGNIDHTKLKTHFLLRTPHISAMHHDETPDLKIVAEKLEENLEITGTSLETRKLVVEICDIVARRAARLAAAGLAGILKKLGRDGNAQEQRSVIAIDGGLFEHYTKFRECLEITLGELLAEYASKSVAVKHADDGSGIGAALIAASQSQYRNVE